One segment of Cyprinus carpio isolate SPL01 chromosome B20, ASM1834038v1, whole genome shotgun sequence DNA contains the following:
- the LOC109113264 gene encoding protein LRATD1-like — MGNQLDRITHLNYSELPTGDPSGIEKDELRVGVAYFFSDEEEELDDRSQSDSFKDNNSPSKDGPVALNEIEYSAFCCQECIYSKLRENEDLNVYSVKTLLTMCKPGDLLELVANAQPPHWAIFEGEDQVIHLYKGEIRKDSLFEISCGRQGRIVNNRYRYRPLPADLVMQNASGHVGLSSGEICWTNSESFAAWCRFGKREFKAGGEAHSVEQRYFLKVHLSESTVHTLMFRSLEEMIRERRHVDASGILKELSLVTGKE, encoded by the coding sequence ATGGGAAACCAACTGGACCGGATCACCCACCTGAACTACAGCGAGCTACCCACCGGGGATCCGTCGGGCATCGAGAAGGACGAGTTACGTGTTGGCGTGGCGTATTTCTTTTCCGATGAGGAGGAAGAGCTGGACGATCGATCGCAGTCGGACAGCTTTAAAGACAACAACAGCCCGAGCAAAGACGGTCCGGTTGCGCTCAACGAGATCGAGTACTCGGCGTTCTGCTGCCAGGAATGTATATACTCCAAACTGCGAGAGAACGAGGACCTGAATGTTTATTCGGTGAAAACTTTATTGACCATGTGCAAACCCGGGGATCTACTGGAGCTAGTGGCCAACGCACAACCCCCGCACTGGGCGATCTTTGAAGGGGAGGACCAGGTTATTCATCTCTACAAGGGGGAGATCCGCAAGGACAGCTTGTTTGAGATCAGCTGCGGTCGGCAGGGGAGGATAGTGAACAATCGGTACCGCTACCGACCGCTGCCAGCTGATTTGGTGATGCAGAACGCGAGCGGGCACGTGGGGCTCAGCAGCGGCGAGATTTGCTGGACGAACTCGGAAAGTTTCGCAGCCTGGTGCCGTTTCGGAAAGCGGGAGTTTAAAGCGGGCGGGGAGGCGCACTCGGTCGAGCAGCGCTACTTTCTGAAGGTGCACCTGTCCGAGAGCACCGTGCACACGCTCATGTTCCGCAGCCTGGAGGAGATGATACGCGAGAGACGGCACGTGGATGCCAGCGGCATTCTCAAGGAGCTATCGCTGGTGACCGGCAAGGAATGA